The Neobacillus sp. OS1-2 genome includes a window with the following:
- the murB gene encoding UDP-N-acetylmuramate dehydrogenase, translating into MNAILTELQNLNIGKVKQNEPLLNHTTIKIGGPADLFIEPSSVENLKQVMTVIKKHRLNWRAIGRGSNLLVSDKGIEGAVIKLGSGLGHLEVNGTEITVGGGHSLVSLSTIISKKGLTGLEFASGIPGSVGGAVYMNAGAHGSDISKVLTRAHILFDDGTMEWLSNEEMEFSYRTSVLQKKRPGIVVEAVFQLALGERAVIVEKMQHNKDYRKDTQPWNFPCAGSIFRNPLPNYAGKLIEVAGLKGFSIGGAKISEMHGNFIVNAGNATAGDVLALIQHVKDTIYSLYEVKMETEVEIIGRR; encoded by the coding sequence ATGAACGCAATTTTAACAGAATTGCAAAATTTAAATATTGGGAAAGTGAAACAAAATGAGCCCCTTCTTAATCACACAACAATAAAAATTGGCGGCCCAGCTGATCTTTTTATTGAGCCTTCATCAGTGGAAAATTTAAAACAGGTAATGACCGTGATAAAAAAACACCGTCTTAATTGGCGTGCGATTGGCAGGGGTTCCAACCTATTAGTATCTGACAAAGGGATTGAGGGAGCAGTGATTAAACTCGGTTCTGGTTTAGGACATCTTGAGGTAAATGGTACCGAGATTACAGTCGGAGGCGGTCACTCACTTGTCAGCTTATCCACCATAATCAGTAAAAAAGGGCTGACGGGACTTGAATTTGCCAGTGGGATCCCAGGGTCTGTCGGCGGAGCAGTTTATATGAATGCCGGTGCGCATGGCTCAGATATTAGCAAAGTATTAACGAGGGCACATATATTATTTGACGATGGAACGATGGAGTGGCTTTCGAATGAAGAAATGGAGTTCTCCTACAGAACGTCCGTTCTGCAGAAGAAACGACCGGGTATTGTTGTGGAAGCCGTTTTTCAGCTTGCGCTTGGGGAGCGCGCTGTAATAGTTGAAAAAATGCAGCACAATAAAGATTATCGAAAAGATACACAGCCGTGGAATTTTCCTTGTGCAGGCAGTATTTTCAGAAATCCACTGCCAAATTATGCAGGAAAACTAATAGAAGTTGCCGGCTTAAAAGGATTCAGTATTGGCGGGGCAAAAATTTCTGAAATGCATGGCAATTTCATTGTTAATGCCGGAAATGCGACCGCGGGCGATGTACTTGCATTAATCCAGCATGTCAAGGATACCATTTATAGTCTTTATGAGGTGAAAATGGAAACAGAAGTGGAAATAATCGGAAGAAGATAG